In Cyanobacteria bacterium FACHB-DQ100, one genomic interval encodes:
- the trpC gene encoding indole-3-glycerol phosphate synthase TrpC: MEIRRRCPNPAVSVQELRYQAKVPDSAPRNILEEIVWHKETEVDQLREKMPLIELQSKVKDLPAPKDFLAALKNSKTKPAVIAEVKKASPSKGVIREDFDPETIAQAYQSGGATCLSVLTDAQFFQGSFENLAKIRAIVDLPLLCKDFIVYPYQMYWARLHGADAVLLIAAILSDKDLQYFLKIVKALGLTALIEVHTLEELDRVLASDGVTLVGINNRNLKNFEVDLQTTEDILRDRASVLAEKGITIVSESGLYTSADLARVARAGASAVLIGESIVKQPAPGEALAQLLAGLA, translated from the coding sequence ATGGAAATCCGTCGTCGTTGTCCGAATCCTGCTGTTTCTGTTCAAGAACTGCGCTATCAAGCCAAAGTTCCAGACAGCGCCCCTCGCAACATTTTGGAAGAAATCGTCTGGCATAAGGAAACCGAAGTCGATCAACTGCGGGAAAAAATGCCGCTGATCGAACTCCAGAGCAAAGTTAAAGATCTCCCTGCTCCTAAAGATTTCTTAGCCGCACTCAAAAACAGCAAAACTAAGCCTGCTGTGATCGCAGAAGTCAAAAAAGCATCACCGAGTAAAGGAGTGATTCGCGAAGACTTTGACCCGGAGACGATCGCACAAGCCTATCAATCCGGTGGTGCAACCTGTCTTTCTGTCTTAACCGATGCTCAATTCTTTCAAGGTAGTTTTGAGAATCTGGCAAAAATTCGTGCGATCGTCGATCTTCCGTTATTGTGCAAAGACTTTATCGTTTATCCCTATCAGATGTATTGGGCGAGATTACACGGAGCGGATGCCGTTCTGTTGATTGCTGCAATTCTCTCGGATAAGGATTTGCAGTATTTCCTCAAAATTGTGAAAGCGCTGGGGCTGACCGCCTTAATTGAAGTTCACACCCTCGAAGAACTCGATCGCGTTTTAGCGTCGGATGGCGTAACGCTCGTTGGCATCAATAATCGCAATCTGAAAAATTTTGAAGTCGATTTGCAAACGACTGAAGACATTTTGCGCGATCGTGCTTCGGTGCTGGCAGAAAAGGGGATCACGATCGTCAGCGAGTCTGGACTGTACACTTCAGCCGATTTGGCGCGAGTGGCGCGAGCGGGTGCGAGTGCGGTACTAATCGGAGAATCCATTGTCAAGCAACCCGCTCCCGGAGAGGCGCTAGCACAGCTTCTTGCCGGACTTGCTTAA
- a CDS encoding DUF5340 family protein, with amino-acid sequence MEPIPLPSHIHYELLLQLLERQTLFAVGGRQREQVQQLIVALRKALSQQKQLEGELERLNLPIEYRWSLNSVQMPTAPLPQEPKL; translated from the coding sequence ATGGAACCGATCCCCCTACCATCGCACATTCACTACGAGTTATTGTTGCAACTGTTAGAGCGTCAGACTCTGTTTGCAGTCGGAGGGCGACAACGAGAGCAAGTTCAGCAGCTAATCGTCGCGCTCCGTAAGGCACTCTCGCAGCAAAAACAGCTTGAAGGCGAATTAGAGCGATTAAACCTGCCGATCGAGTATCGCTGGTCACTCAATAGTGTTCAGATGCCGACCGCCCCCCTGCCGCAAGAGCCAAAACTTTAA
- the lpdA gene encoding dihydrolipoyl dehydrogenase, giving the protein MAYDYDLVIVGAGVGGHGAALHAVDCGLKTAIIEAADMGGTCVNRGCIPSKALLAASGRVRELQNAHHLKSLGIEVGDVAFDRAAIANHAQAIVTKQREGLIGSMKRLGVEIIHGRARVSGSQKLIISTPEGEKTITAKDIILAPGSIPFVPPGVQTDGKTVFTSDDAIKLESLPPWVAIVGSGYIGLEFSDVYTALGCEVTMIEGLDQLMPGFDPDIAKLAQRILITPRDIETKVGVFAAKVTPGSPVTIELIDAKTKELVEVLEVDACLVAAGRVPFAKELGLETVNVELDRGFIPVNDQMQVLSEGQPVPHLWAIGDATGKMMLAHAASAQGVIAIENMCGRKREIDYRSIPAAAFTHPEISFVGMTEPQAKELGKKEGFEVAVVRTYFKGNAKALAEAESEGIAKIVYRKDTGEVLGAHIIGMHAADLIQEAANAIAKRESVRSLAFLVHTHPTLSEILDEAYKRAAVHS; this is encoded by the coding sequence GTGGCTTACGATTATGATTTGGTAATTGTCGGCGCGGGCGTTGGAGGTCATGGAGCGGCACTCCACGCCGTTGATTGTGGTTTGAAGACTGCAATTATCGAAGCCGCTGATATGGGCGGAACCTGCGTGAATCGGGGCTGCATTCCTTCTAAAGCGCTACTTGCAGCCTCCGGGCGAGTCCGAGAATTGCAAAATGCCCATCATTTGAAATCGTTGGGGATTGAAGTCGGGGATGTGGCATTTGATCGAGCCGCGATCGCCAATCACGCACAAGCGATCGTCACTAAGCAGCGCGAAGGCTTGATCGGCAGCATGAAGCGTCTAGGCGTTGAAATCATTCACGGACGCGCAAGAGTTTCAGGCAGCCAAAAATTAATCATCTCAACGCCAGAAGGCGAAAAGACGATCACGGCAAAAGACATTATTTTGGCTCCGGGATCAATTCCGTTTGTGCCGCCGGGAGTGCAGACTGACGGCAAAACCGTTTTCACCAGCGACGATGCGATTAAATTAGAATCGTTGCCGCCCTGGGTGGCGATCGTTGGTAGCGGCTATATTGGCTTAGAATTCTCGGATGTTTACACGGCGCTCGGCTGCGAAGTCACGATGATCGAAGGACTCGATCAATTGATGCCAGGATTTGATCCCGATATCGCAAAACTGGCGCAAAGAATTCTAATCACGCCTCGCGATATCGAAACAAAGGTCGGGGTGTTTGCGGCGAAAGTGACTCCGGGATCTCCAGTGACGATCGAGCTAATCGATGCCAAAACAAAAGAATTGGTCGAAGTCCTAGAAGTCGATGCTTGTCTGGTTGCAGCAGGTCGCGTTCCGTTTGCCAAAGAGTTGGGACTCGAAACCGTCAACGTAGAACTTGATCGCGGGTTTATTCCGGTCAACGATCAGATGCAAGTGTTGTCTGAGGGTCAACCGGTACCGCATTTGTGGGCGATCGGGGACGCAACCGGAAAAATGATGCTGGCTCATGCAGCTTCGGCTCAGGGCGTGATTGCGATCGAGAATATGTGTGGTCGCAAGCGTGAAATCGATTACCGCAGTATTCCCGCTGCCGCCTTTACTCATCCTGAAATCAGCTTTGTAGGCATGACCGAGCCGCAAGCAAAGGAATTAGGGAAAAAAGAAGGCTTTGAAGTCGCAGTGGTGCGGACTTACTTTAAAGGAAACGCGAAAGCGCTGGCTGAGGCGGAATCTGAAGGAATTGCAAAGATCGTTTACCGTAAAGATACCGGAGAAGTGTTAGGCGCACACATCATCGGGATGCACGCGGCAGATTTGATTCAAGAAGCAGCGAATGCGATCGCCAAACGAGAATCAGTGCGATCGTTGGCGTTCTTGGTTCACACGCATCCGACGCTTTCGGAAATTTTGGATGAAGCGTACAAACGGGCAGCGGTGCATTCTTAG
- a CDS encoding citrate synthase: MTVEFRAGLEGIPATQSSISFVDGQKGILEYRGIPIQELAMQPGNTFLETAYLLIWNELPNRETLAEFEHEIQYHRRLKYRIRDMMKCFPESGHPMDALQACAAALGLFYSKRALDNPSYIRAAVVRILAKIPTMVAAFQLMRKGNDPVQPRDDLSYAANFLYMLNEQEPDPFAARIFDISLTLHAEHTINASTFSAMVTASTLTDPYAVIASAVGTLAGPLHGGASEEVIMMLEEIGSVENVRPFLEDRLERKEKIMGFGHRVYKVKDPRANILQHLAEQLFEKFGQDKYYDIAVELERAVEERLGHKGIYPNVDFYSGLVYRKLGIPTDLFTPVFAISRAAGWLAHWKEQLAENRIFRPTQIYTGLHGSPYIPIDQRT, from the coding sequence ATGACGGTCGAATTTAGGGCAGGTCTGGAAGGTATTCCTGCAACTCAGTCCAGCATAAGTTTTGTCGATGGGCAGAAAGGGATTCTGGAGTATCGCGGCATTCCGATTCAGGAATTGGCGATGCAGCCTGGAAATACGTTTCTAGAAACCGCCTATCTTCTGATTTGGAACGAACTGCCGAATCGGGAAACCTTGGCAGAGTTTGAACACGAAATTCAGTATCATCGCCGCTTGAAGTACCGCATTCGCGACATGATGAAGTGCTTTCCAGAAAGCGGACACCCGATGGATGCGCTGCAAGCTTGTGCTGCTGCTTTAGGTCTCTTCTACTCAAAGCGGGCGCTCGATAATCCAAGTTATATTCGAGCAGCGGTCGTGCGGATTCTGGCCAAGATTCCGACGATGGTCGCTGCCTTTCAACTGATGCGAAAAGGAAATGATCCGGTACAGCCGCGTGACGACCTGAGCTATGCTGCAAACTTCCTGTATATGTTGAACGAGCAGGAGCCCGATCCCTTTGCAGCGCGGATTTTTGATATCAGCTTGACGCTTCATGCAGAACACACGATCAATGCGTCTACGTTTAGCGCGATGGTAACTGCTTCGACCCTGACTGACCCCTATGCGGTGATCGCCTCGGCAGTAGGAACTCTGGCAGGGCCGCTTCACGGTGGAGCCAGTGAAGAAGTGATCATGATGCTAGAAGAGATCGGTTCAGTTGAGAACGTCCGTCCATTTTTGGAAGATCGCCTAGAGCGCAAGGAAAAGATTATGGGCTTTGGGCATCGGGTTTACAAAGTCAAAGACCCTAGAGCCAACATTCTGCAACACCTAGCCGAGCAACTGTTTGAAAAGTTTGGTCAAGATAAGTATTACGATATTGCGGTCGAACTGGAGAGAGCCGTCGAAGAGCGACTAGGGCACAAGGGAATTTACCCGAACGTCGATTTTTACTCCGGTTTAGTGTATAGAAAGTTAGGCATCCCAACTGACTTATTTACGCCTGTGTTTGCGATTTCACGGGCTGCAGGCTGGTTGGCACACTGGAAAGAACAGTTAGCCGAAAACCGCATTTTCCGACCCACGCAGATTTACACTGGGCTGCACGGATCGCCTTATATTCCGATCGATCAGCGAACATGA
- a CDS encoding NADH-quinone oxidoreductase subunit J gives MNLAEGVQIVSFAILTAMMLGSAIGVVLLENVVYSAFLLGGVFISIAGLYLLLNADFVAAAQVLIYVGAVNVLILFAIMLVNKREAFKPMAKSWIRRAATALVCAGIFALLSAMVVTTPWAISTAVPVESSIITIGLHFFSDFLLPFELASVLLLMALIGAIVLARREFIPEADELAGTTALTLPERPRELTPAGQSNLEN, from the coding sequence GTGAATTTAGCGGAAGGTGTTCAAATTGTGTCGTTCGCGATCCTGACAGCAATGATGCTGGGATCTGCAATTGGCGTTGTGCTTCTCGAAAATGTGGTGTATTCCGCCTTCCTGCTGGGTGGAGTATTCATCAGCATTGCTGGATTATATCTGCTGTTGAATGCAGACTTCGTTGCAGCGGCTCAAGTGTTGATTTACGTGGGAGCGGTCAACGTTCTGATTCTGTTTGCGATTATGCTCGTGAACAAGCGGGAAGCCTTTAAGCCGATGGCGAAATCTTGGATTCGTCGGGCTGCGACTGCACTTGTTTGCGCTGGAATTTTTGCCCTGCTGAGTGCGATGGTGGTCACAACTCCCTGGGCGATTTCTACAGCCGTTCCAGTTGAAAGCTCGATTATTACGATCGGCCTTCACTTCTTCAGCGATTTTCTGCTGCCGTTTGAGTTGGCTTCGGTCTTGCTGCTGATGGCGCTGATTGGTGCGATCGTACTGGCTCGTCGCGAGTTCATCCCTGAAGCCGACGAATTGGCTGGAACTACAGCTTTGACTTTGCCAGAGCGTCCGCGTGAACTGACCCCCGCCGGTCAAAGCAATCTTGAAAACTAA
- the nuoH gene encoding NADH-quinone oxidoreductase subunit NuoH, which yields MNPGIDLQGTFIETVQSLGIPAGAAKALWMPLPMLIMLVAATVSVLVVVWLERKISAAAQQRIGPEFIGPLGVLAPLADGLKLVFKEDVVPSKADKLLFTLGPAIVVIPVFLSYLILPFGQNLQITDVGLGIFLWIALSSVAPIGLLMSGYASNNKYSLLGGLRAAAQSISYELPLALSVLAVVMMSNSLSTVDIVNQQAGYGILGWNIWRQPVGFIIFWIAALAECERIPFDLPEAEEELVAGYQTEYSGMKFALFYLGSYVNLTLSALLFAVLYLGGWEFPVSLPYISGLIGIPENTPWLQLIFASIGIGTTILKAYFLVFLAILMRWTVPRVRIDQLLDLGWKFLLPVSLVNLLVTAGLKLAFPVAFGG from the coding sequence ATGAATCCAGGAATTGACCTTCAAGGAACCTTTATTGAAACTGTGCAGAGCCTTGGCATTCCTGCCGGGGCAGCCAAAGCCCTCTGGATGCCATTGCCGATGCTGATCATGCTGGTTGCAGCAACGGTCAGTGTCTTGGTCGTGGTGTGGCTAGAGCGGAAAATCTCAGCCGCCGCTCAACAGCGGATCGGCCCTGAATTTATCGGCCCGCTCGGTGTCCTTGCACCGTTGGCGGACGGATTGAAACTGGTATTCAAAGAAGATGTGGTTCCGTCCAAAGCAGACAAGCTGCTGTTTACGCTGGGGCCTGCGATCGTTGTGATTCCCGTCTTCTTGTCCTACCTCATTCTCCCATTTGGACAAAATTTACAAATTACCGATGTTGGCTTAGGCATCTTTTTGTGGATTGCACTCTCTAGCGTGGCTCCGATCGGGCTTCTGATGTCGGGCTATGCCTCGAATAATAAGTATTCGCTCTTGGGTGGACTACGTGCTGCCGCACAGTCGATTAGTTATGAACTGCCGTTAGCGCTCTCCGTCTTAGCAGTCGTAATGATGTCGAACTCGCTCAGCACCGTCGATATCGTAAATCAGCAAGCGGGTTACGGCATTCTTGGCTGGAATATTTGGCGGCAACCCGTCGGATTTATCATTTTCTGGATTGCAGCATTAGCAGAATGTGAGCGGATCCCCTTTGACTTACCCGAAGCAGAAGAAGAACTCGTTGCAGGCTATCAAACCGAATATTCGGGGATGAAGTTTGCGCTCTTTTACTTGGGGTCTTATGTCAACCTGACGCTGTCTGCGCTGCTATTTGCGGTGCTTTACCTCGGTGGCTGGGAGTTTCCAGTGTCGCTGCCGTACATTTCGGGTCTGATTGGCATTCCTGAGAATACGCCTTGGCTGCAATTGATCTTTGCCTCGATCGGGATTGGAACCACAATTCTGAAAGCGTACTTCCTCGTGTTCCTCGCGATCTTGATGCGGTGGACTGTGCCCCGTGTGCGGATTGACCAACTGCTTGATCTCGGTTGGAAATTCTTACTTCCTGTTTCGTTGGTAAACCTGCTGGTTACTGCAGGCTTGAAACTTGCATTTCCGGTCGCATTTGGCGGCTAA
- the codA gene encoding cytosine deaminase, with product MPNYDLLLRDCQLLRAPDVSERVDIAIQAGEIVEIAPHLDATAEIELEIQGYLVSPPFVESHIHLDSALTAGEPRWNQSGSLFEGIEIWRDRKQDLSLEDVKQRAIETLKQQALQGVLFVRSHADVSEQSLTALKALLEVREEVKDWMTLQVVAFPQDGIYGGAKNDELMEEAMRLGADVVGGIPHYELTREDGVRSVNRIFELAEKYDRLIDIHCDEIDDDQSRFLEVVAACAIRTEMGSKVTASHTTAFGSYNNAYAFKLLGFLKRTQLNFIANPLINITLQGRTDTYPKRRGVTRVKELWQQGMNVSLGHDCVQDPWYSLGTGNMLDVASMAIHVCQMTGTTEIDACYNMVTWGGAKTLNVQDHYGVEVGKPANLIVLDAIDRYDAIRRRATVRYVISQGKLLAQTEPPKPKWRGDI from the coding sequence ATGCCGAACTATGACCTTCTGCTGCGTGACTGTCAACTCCTTCGCGCTCCTGATGTTTCTGAACGGGTGGATATTGCGATTCAGGCGGGAGAGATTGTTGAGATTGCCCCTCACCTCGATGCAACAGCGGAGATAGAACTAGAAATCCAAGGCTATCTAGTCAGCCCTCCGTTTGTCGAATCGCATATTCACTTAGACTCTGCACTCACGGCAGGGGAACCGCGCTGGAACCAGAGCGGGAGTCTGTTTGAGGGTATCGAGATTTGGCGAGACCGCAAGCAAGATCTCTCGCTGGAAGACGTGAAACAAAGAGCGATCGAGACGCTGAAACAGCAGGCGTTGCAGGGGGTTCTTTTTGTGCGGAGTCACGCGGATGTAAGTGAGCAAAGCTTAACCGCGCTGAAAGCGTTGCTCGAAGTGCGTGAAGAAGTGAAAGATTGGATGACGCTGCAAGTCGTCGCGTTTCCGCAGGATGGAATTTACGGCGGCGCAAAGAACGATGAATTAATGGAAGAAGCGATGCGGTTGGGAGCGGATGTGGTTGGCGGCATTCCCCACTATGAACTGACACGCGAGGATGGAGTGCGATCGGTCAATCGCATCTTTGAACTGGCAGAGAAGTACGATCGCTTAATCGATATTCACTGTGATGAAATCGATGACGATCAATCTCGATTTCTAGAAGTGGTCGCTGCCTGTGCCATTCGTACTGAAATGGGGTCGAAAGTCACTGCTAGTCATACGACTGCATTCGGCTCTTATAACAATGCTTATGCGTTCAAGCTGCTGGGATTTCTCAAGCGCACCCAGCTTAATTTCATCGCGAATCCCTTGATCAACATTACGCTGCAAGGTCGGACAGATACTTATCCCAAGCGGCGCGGCGTGACGCGAGTGAAAGAACTGTGGCAGCAAGGAATGAATGTGAGCTTAGGGCATGATTGCGTTCAAGATCCCTGGTACTCGCTCGGTACAGGCAATATGCTCGATGTGGCATCTATGGCGATTCATGTGTGTCAAATGACTGGAACAACTGAGATTGATGCTTGTTATAACATGGTGACTTGGGGCGGGGCGAAAACCTTGAATGTTCAAGATCATTATGGGGTTGAAGTGGGTAAGCCTGCGAATTTGATTGTGCTGGATGCGATCGATCGATACGATGCTATTCGCCGACGCGCTACTGTGCGGTATGTCATTTCTCAAGGTAAACTCCTAGCGCAAACGGAACCGCCGAAGCCAAAGTGGCGCGGGGATATCTAG
- the leuB gene encoding 3-isopropylmalate dehydrogenase: protein MSQQYRITLLPGDGIGPEIMAVAVRVLKTVSEKFALDFEFQEALIGGAAIDATGEPLPAATLETCKQSDAVLLAAIGGYKWDSLPRHLRPETGLLGLRSGLQLFANLRPATILPQLVDASTLKREVVEGVDIMVVRELTGGIYFGQPRGIFTTETGEKRGVNTMAYTESEIDRIGRVAFETAQKRSKRLCSVDKANVLEVSQFWRDRMIALSAEYPDVELTHLYVDNAAMQLVRAPKQFDTIVTSNLFGDILSDAAAMLTGSIGMLPSASLGASNPGVYEPVHGSAPDIAGQDKANPLAQVLSAAMMLRYSFDQAEAATQIEQAVLKVLDQGYRTGDIMSEGKRLVGCQAIGDAIVAAL from the coding sequence ATGAGCCAACAGTATCGCATCACACTTCTTCCCGGTGACGGCATTGGGCCTGAGATTATGGCAGTTGCCGTTCGCGTTCTCAAAACCGTCAGCGAGAAGTTTGCGCTCGATTTCGAGTTTCAAGAAGCGCTGATTGGGGGTGCCGCGATCGATGCGACGGGTGAACCGCTTCCTGCGGCAACGCTCGAAACCTGTAAACAAAGCGATGCGGTCTTACTTGCTGCGATCGGGGGGTACAAATGGGATTCCCTGCCGCGTCATTTGCGCCCTGAAACTGGATTGTTGGGACTGCGATCAGGCCTACAGCTTTTTGCAAATCTTCGCCCTGCAACGATTTTGCCTCAATTAGTCGATGCCTCAACGCTCAAGCGTGAAGTCGTGGAAGGAGTCGACATTATGGTTGTGCGGGAATTAACGGGTGGGATTTATTTCGGTCAACCCCGCGGAATCTTTACGACAGAAACAGGCGAAAAGCGTGGTGTGAATACGATGGCATACACCGAATCAGAAATTGATCGCATCGGTCGCGTGGCATTTGAAACTGCCCAGAAACGATCGAAACGGCTTTGCTCAGTCGATAAAGCAAACGTGCTAGAAGTCTCACAGTTTTGGCGCGATCGGATGATTGCACTTTCGGCAGAATATCCCGATGTTGAACTGACGCACTTGTATGTGGATAACGCTGCGATGCAGTTAGTTCGCGCTCCGAAGCAGTTTGATACGATCGTCACCAGCAATCTCTTCGGTGATATCCTCTCTGATGCGGCTGCAATGCTAACCGGAAGTATTGGAATGCTGCCTTCTGCGAGTTTAGGGGCATCGAATCCCGGCGTTTACGAACCTGTTCACGGCTCCGCCCCAGACATTGCGGGACAAGACAAAGCCAATCCGTTGGCGCAAGTTCTAAGCGCAGCAATGATGCTTCGCTACAGTTTCGATCAAGCTGAAGCAGCAACGCAGATTGAACAGGCTGTTCTCAAGGTTCTGGATCAGGGATATCGTACCGGAGATATCATGTCCGAGGGCAAAAGGTTAGTGGGATGTCAGGCGATCGGAGATGCGATCGTCGCTGCGCTCTAA
- the ndhI gene encoding NAD(P)H-quinone oxidoreductase subunit I: MLKFLKQVGDYTKEAIQAGKYIGQGLSVTFDHMRRRPITVQYPYEKLILSERFRGRIHFEFDKCIACEVCVRVCPINLPVVDWEFNKETKKKKLNHYSIDFGVCIFCGNCVEYCPTNCLSMTEEYELSTYDRHELNYDNVALGRLPYKVTNDPMVTPLREFAYLPKGVNEPHDLPAGSRRAGSRPEEIVEKGS, encoded by the coding sequence ATGCTGAAATTTCTCAAACAAGTCGGTGACTATACAAAAGAGGCGATCCAGGCGGGTAAATATATTGGTCAAGGGTTATCTGTGACCTTCGATCATATGCGCCGTCGCCCGATCACGGTTCAGTACCCTTACGAAAAGCTGATTCTTTCAGAGCGATTCCGAGGACGGATTCACTTTGAATTTGATAAGTGTATTGCTTGCGAAGTCTGCGTCCGGGTGTGCCCAATCAACTTACCTGTAGTGGATTGGGAGTTCAACAAAGAAACGAAGAAGAAGAAGCTGAATCACTACAGTATTGATTTCGGCGTTTGTATCTTCTGTGGCAACTGTGTGGAATATTGCCCGACGAACTGTCTGTCAATGACCGAAGAATACGAACTGTCTACCTACGATCGACACGAACTCAACTACGATAATGTTGCGCTCGGTCGTTTGCCTTACAAGGTGACGAACGATCCGATGGTGACTCCGTTGCGCGAGTTTGCTTACCTCCCTAAAGGTGTGAACGAGCCGCACGATCTTCCGGCAGGGTCGCGCCGTGCGGGGTCTCGCCCGGAAGAGATTGTCGAAAAAGGGTCGTAG